Genomic segment of Prinia subflava isolate CZ2003 ecotype Zambia chromosome 4, Cam_Psub_1.2, whole genome shotgun sequence:
AGATCACAAACAGTGGAATTGAGAGTGGTGTGCTGAGCAAGATGAAAAGACTGCTTTATTTATTCCTTGAAGATAATGAATTGGAAGAGGTTCCTGCCCCATTACCAGTGGGCTTGGAACAGCTAAGACTAGCTCGAAACAAAATCTCCAGAATTCCAGAAGGAGTCTTCAGCCACTTGGAAAACCTTACTATGTTAGACCTGCACCAGAACAGTTTGTTGGACAGTGCTCTTCAAAGTGACACCTTCCAAGGACTCAGCAACCTTATGCAGCTCAATATAGCCAAAAATTCACTCAAGAAAATGCCTTTAAGCATTCCAGCTAATACACTGCAGCTGTTTTTGGACAACAACTCCATCGAAGTTATACCAGAAAACTACTTCAGTGCAATACCCAAAGTGACTTTCCTTAGGCTGAACTACAATAAATTATCTGATGATGGTATCCCCACAAATGGATTTAACGTTTCATCTATTCTAGACCTACAGCTGTCTCACAATCAGCTCACTAAAATTCCACCAATCAATGCTCACCTTGAGCACCTTCATCTTGAtcacaacaaaattaaaagtaagTGTGCATTACCAGTGTGGGGCCCTTCAAAAACATATCTATTTTAAATGTCTACTTAACTATAAAAATGCTCTTCAAGATAAAGTGATTAAAATCATAGAGTCATTGAATAATTTGGGAAGGAAGGAACCTCTAGAGGTCATTTATTCCAACCTTCCTGCAATAAGCAGGGACATTTGATGAGGTttctcagagccctgtccagcctgaccttgaaatttgccaggaatggggcatccaccacctctctaagcaaactattttttttgttttactgattTCACAGCATATTTGTTCTACTAAGATTTATATCCTCaaaagttttccatttttttaccCAAGGCAAAGGAATCCTGTTGGTTTTAATAGTTTCACTTTCATGACTCTTTCCAAATTCATCCAAGTGTAGAGGGGGTGTGGTCATTAGGGACATTACATACTCTATATAATGGAAGTATCTGCTCAGTAAGCACTTCATGacaaaagctaaaataaaaaagatgacCTTTTATTCACCACTACACAGAAGGAAGCAAAGTTTCTATATTTATCTTCCCATCATGGTGATTTAATTGAAGACATGGTCCATTATCACTTTTTTGTTCCACTTTAgttcaaaaatatattaaaaataatggatTGGCTTTTGCATGAAACAAAGACCTATGAGAGGAAGATACTAATggataatttaaatttatttactgCATTTGGCAAAATAAAGGTGTGAAatcatgtaaataaaaaaaaaattgtataacTAGCACATATTTAAGTGGCCCGTAGGAATTCTAACTGTTAATTAGAGTTAAAGCTTATGACAGATGTTTCTGAACATATTTAATTGTCCCCTGGTTACTAagggatttattttaattgcttcaCTGCGAGGCCTCAGGTGCAGACCTTATTCTGTCACTTCAAGTGGACACAAAATTGAAATCAATGGAATGTAACCTGTCCAGTTTAAGAACAGTTCTGCGTCTAGGTAGTATTTAAAGAGCTGTCCAGTCCTCTTCTTTCCCAATACTAGTTTGACAAAGCTTAAGACCATGAAAATTAACTTTTGTAGTAAGTGCAAAATCAAGTCTCATGTTCCAATGACACCTGAGCTGTGAAACTGAATCAGGATAGTTTTCCACAGGTTTTCCACTTTTCAAAAATCATTGTCAACTtaggcacaaaaaaaaaaaaaaatatatatatatatatttcttagTCACCAAATATAAAATAGTTGCAACCTGATACCTTAAATGAAAATTGGGTATTATCTAAGGATATTTTACCACACAGTATAATTTTTCAAGAGTTATGGGATAATGACATAATCTTCATTAGACATTGCTCTAACAGATAATATCTTAAAGGGTCTTTAAGATTGCAAAAAGAGAATGTAATTCCATCAGGCCAGAGTAACAAGAGCTGATATTAATTCTGCAGATTGGTTTTGTCTTCTTAAACCCAGGTCAGTCACTATTTTAAGATAATCAATGTAAAaggtttgaaagaaaaatatctgtaaagACTTGATCTGGTTTCTTCACAAAAGACTCCTTCTGAAGGTTTACTTTTATGTGTGCAGTACAAGCCCATTTTATAATATTAACTGTCAGGTACTCCTTCACAACTGCAAatcactgctttattttctaCTGATGAATCATAGTTACACTGTTGTCATTGCAAGAGTCCAGACATCAGCATTTCTATGTAAATACCATTTGTATATGCTTTATTGTGTGTTATTTTGTAATATCAATTCTTCATATAAGTGCATGGCCTTATTTCTTCTGAGACCATTTGTGAATATATAAGGCTTTCTTCTGAAGCCCAGGAAACCAATGATAGCCTCATAATTTGTTTCAGTGGAACAAGAATTTCACCTGCAGTGAATTTCCCTGTGGATCTcaacacacagaggaaaaaattactctaattttggaagtaaaatcaatttaaaaccaaaactaatTATGGCTCCAACAGATTTGCAACACATTTGTTCTATGGCATTTTAAAACACACATGCTTACATATTTACCTGGGAGATACACTTCTGAGGCTATGGGTAGTGGTTAAATAGTGGAAAAGAGTATGTTAAAGTAAGCACAGAGAAGGTACAAAGTGATGTAATCAATGAGCAAGGATAATCACAGTGTTATCAAAAGACAAATGAAAGGGGGAAAACAGTGAGTTTCCCTGGAAGAACACCAGGAGGCTGAGATAGATATTGTGAACTAATGTTATTCCACATGTagagaaagggagaaatccTTGGGACATGTATCtaaattttgtttctaaattatAAGTTTTACTGGAAAAGAAACTGGATCTTCCTCAGTTCTTTGACAGAGATAGAATATTAGCCATTAATGAGAACCTCCTTGGTAGTTTTCCCTCACAGCAGCTCTAGGTACCCtgtttaaatattaaagaatATAACAATTCTGTTGACAAGTAGTGGAATTAATCGTCTTTGAATAAACTAtcctagattttttttatctaaTTTGTGGTAGTCATACAGACCTCCTACTCCATGGAAAGGGAGATACCATTGCACAGGGAAATTCATCCCATCTTAAGGAGCTGTCAGTCCCCTTTTGGACTCTTTATAAACTCTACAGAGTTTATAAAGAGAGTCTAAATGGTTTACTTAGGCTGACACTTCTATATGGATCAATTTAGGCAAGGTGAATTGTACCTCTAGAAGGGAAGACCTGATCCTCCTACCTAAACAAAATTCAGTGGCA
This window contains:
- the KERA gene encoding keratocan, with translation MILKVYTSLLLLFFTNSVWTRTVRQVYDDLDPDHWSRYTSECPQECFCPPSFPNALYCDNKGLKEIPPIPARIWYLYLQNNQIETLSEKPFVNATHLRWINLNKNKITNSGIESGVLSKMKRLLYLFLEDNELEEVPAPLPVGLEQLRLARNKISRIPEGVFSHLENLTMLDLHQNSLLDSALQSDTFQGLSNLMQLNIAKNSLKKMPLSIPANTLQLFLDNNSIEVIPENYFSAIPKVTFLRLNYNKLSDDGIPTNGFNVSSILDLQLSHNQLTKIPPINAHLEHLHLDHNKIKSVNGTQICPVSIALEEDYGYYGNIPRLRYLRLDGNEIQPPIPLDIMICFRLLQAVVI